A DNA window from Limanda limanda chromosome 6, fLimLim1.1, whole genome shotgun sequence contains the following coding sequences:
- the LOC133003838 gene encoding lysosomal amino acid transporter 1 homolog, with protein sequence MAAPPRFPGGKSVDVSPANWSGPAALGRPVCVNGTPWILYLLEECVDNVWEYCSVVIGLVSMFCFLLSTLPQVYEAYRNGKVEEAMSFGFLFFLLSGDVTSFAGCYLTSQLPIQTVTVVFYIFTDVILISQFLYYKIKNSSSRKSPGLKWLCSSWCVAATLVLLALPKLIVDNSANLDPQSPAASKSVEITGYICGYLASVFYLCSRLPQLYKNFRRQSTEGTSYMLFALAMMGNGTYGLSVIVVLPALKGSKQTFIIKHLAWLIGSLGVLLLDFFVTAQFIMYRKNHPAKSKMLLSVPEVEPLLCEEEELSVL encoded by the exons ATGGCGGCCCCTCCTCGCTTCCCCGGCGGGAAGAGTGTGGACGTGTCCCCGGCTAACTGGAGCGGCCCGGCGGCCCTGGGCAGACCGGTGTGTGTCAACGGGACCCCGTGGATCCTCTACCTGCTGGAGGAGTGTGTGGACAATGTGTGGGAGTACTGCAGCGTGGTGATAGGACTCGTATCCATGTTCTGCTTCCTGCTGTCCACTCTACC GCAGGTCTACGAGGCCTATCGTAATGGTAAAGTGGAGGAGGCCATGTCTTTtggcttcctcttcttcctcttgagTGGAGACGTGACCAGTTTTGCCGGCTGTTACCTCACCAGCCAGCTGCCTattcag ACTGTTACAGTGGTGTTCTACATCTTCACAGACGTGATCCTCATCTCCCAGTTCCTGTACTATAAGATTAAGAACAGCTCCAGCAGAA AGAGCCCGGGGCTGAAGTGGCTGTGCTCATCGTGGTGTGTTGCTGCTACATTAGTCCTCCTGGCTTTACCCAAGCTCATCGTTGACAATAGTGCTAATTTAGACCCCCAG aGTCCAGCTGCCTCTAAATCGGTAGAAATCACTGGCTACATATGTGGATACCTGGCGTCGGTCTTCTACCTCTGCTCCCGTTTACCCCAGCTCTATAAAAAC TTCCGGCGGCAGTCCACGGAGGGGACCTCTTACATGTTGTTCGCCCTGGCCATGATGGGCAATGGGACGTACGGGTTGAGCGTCATCGTGGTGCTACCTGCGCTGAAGGGCTCCAAACAGACGTTCATCATTAAACATCTGGCCTGGCTCATTGGCAGCCTGGGAGTCCTCCTACTGGACTTCTTT GTAACTGCCCAGTTCATCATGTACAGGAAAAACCACCCTGCTAAAAGCAAAATGCTGCTCAGCGTTCCAGAGGTGGAGCCTCttctgtgtgaggaggaggagctgtcgGTGTTATAA